The following is a genomic window from Hymenobacter chitinivorans DSM 11115.
GGGCCAGGCCGTTGCCCGAGCCCCGGGGCAAAATTCCCAGCGCCGCCCGGGTACCGAGCAGTCCGCGGCCCACTTCGTTTACCGTTCCATCCCCGCCCACGGCCACCACAATGCGGAAGCCCTCAGTGGCTGCCTGCCGGGCCAGCTCCACGGCGTGCCCGGCGTACTGGGTCAGGCGCACCTCGTAAGCCGCACCCGTGCCCTGCAAGTGCCGGGCTATTAGGGCGGGCACGTCCTGCCGCCGGTTGGTACCGGAGTTGGGGTTGATAAGAAAGCAAATTCGCAGCTGGTCAGACATAGACGGCAACAACGCAGGAAGAAGTGAAAGGTTGAAGGGCCGGGGCCGCCAACAAAAAAGCCCGCCCAACCGGGCAGGCTTTTTTGGTAGGCCGCAAAAAAGCTCCTGCTTACTTGCTCATGGCCTCACCCAGCTTCTGGATCAGGTCGGCAGTGCGGGTGCTGTAGCCGGTTTCGTTGTCGTACCAGCCGATTACCTTGGCCAGCGTGCCGCTGGCGGCCGTCAGCTCCGAGTCGAAGATACAGCTGTGGGGGTTGCCCACGATGTCAATGCTCACCAGCGGGTCGGTGGCGTACTCGATGATGCCCTTCATGGCACCTTCCGAGGCCGACTTCAGCGCCTCGTTGATCTGCTCCTTGGTTGCTTCTTTCTTCAGAATTACGGTCAAGTCGGTCATCGAGCCATCCGGCACGGGGACGCGCATGGCCAAGCCGTCGAGCTTACCCTTCAGCGTGGGCAGCACCAGACCCACGGCCTTGGCGGCGCCGGTGCTGGTGGGGATGATGCTGTACGCCGCGGCGCGGGCACGACGCAGATCCTTGTGAGGCGCATCCTGCAGGTTCTGGTCGGAAGTGTAGGCGTGCACCGTGGTGATGTAACCCTTCTCGATACCGAACACCTCGTCCAGGACCTTAGCCATCGGGGCCAGGCAGTTGGTGGTGCAGCTGGCGTTGGAGATGATGGTCTCGTCGCCGGTCAGGATATCTTCGTTGACGCCCAGTACTACGGTCGGAATGTTGCCCGTAGCGGGAGCCGAAATCACAACTTTCTTGGCGCCAGCGGTGATGTGCTGACCAGCGCCAGCTTCGTCCACGAAGCGGCCGGTCGATTCGAGCACTACGTCAACGCCCATGCTGCCCCAGGGCAACAGCTTGGGGTCGCGCTCGGCCAGGGCGGCAATGCGCTGCCCGTTTACCGTCAGGCTTTCCTCGTCGTACGACACGGTGCCGTTGAAGCGGCCGTGTACCGAGTCGTACTTCAGCAGGTGAGCCAGCGTCTTGTTATCGGTCAGGTCGTTGATTGCTACAACTTCCACGTTGTCGCGGCCAAGAAGAGACTTGAACGTCAGGCGGCCAATGCGGCCGAAGCCGTTAATGGCGACTTTAATTTTAGCCATAATAAAGGGAGATGAGGTTTAACGGCCCACAAGAGGCCGAGTGAAAACGCGGAGCGAAGGTACCGGGTCCTACTAACTTCGCCAAATCAATATCAAACCAGGTAAAAGCCAGTCGGCCCCGGCCTTTTTCTGGTTTTGCGGGGTGGCGTTCGGTGAACGGTCGGGTCCGCAAAACCGCGGGACGGCCGCGTCAGTGGTAACAATCCGGTAATATTTTTTTATCCTGAAAATCAGCCGTTTTAGCTCACTGGGGCACTTTTTTTTCAAACAGGTATTGCGGCGCAGGTTCTCTTATCTATCTTTGCAGCATCAAAACGGGGTCGGGATGTTATCTGGTCCGTTCGTCTAGGGGTTAGGACAGTAGATTTTCATTCTACCAACAGGGGTTCGATTCCCCTACGGACTACTACCCCTCGTTTTGAGACTCAAAAAGCCCTGATGCGCCCTGCATCAGGGCTTTTTGCTTTTTCATCAATCATTTCCCAAAGAGCGCCGGGCAAGAATCGCCGGCAGCTCGCTTTTTTGCCGAAAGCTATTCTATTAGCTTTGAGAGCGTTAAGAATTAAAAGTATCGTATGCGTATACTATTACCCGCACTGGCGGCGGCCCTTCTGCTGTCGGCCTGCAACTCCAACGATGTAAAGCCCAAGGACCTGGCCGGCGACTGGAAATATAGCTCCGTAGTTTCACCAACATTATCCAGCCAGCTGGGGGTGGCTACACGCATAGCGGCCACATCGAGTTCGATATGAAGGTGACCAAAACGGAAATGACCCGGTATGATCGTGGCAAAACGCCCAATGACAACCCCTTTACCTACAAGTACAAAGTGGATGGCCAAAAGCTAACCTGCACCACTGCCGGAGGACATACCTTTACGATGACCGTGAAGGAACTCTCAGGCAACCGTTTTTCCTGGCATCAGGATGACATAGACCCTAAATCATTCAACTATACCATCGATATGGTGATGCAACGCTGACCACTATAATCAACGACCAGTGGCAGCTTCCTCGCACATGCCCGCATGAGCTACGCACGAGGAAGTGGTAATTGCGGCCAGCTTACGACCTTCCCAGGTATACGAGCAACTTTTCTGATAAGCTATTCTTTATTGAAAGAGCTGATAATCCATTAATTACCGTACTAAAGCGGATAATAATCAATTGCAATTCGGAAAATTCTACATTTTCTTTTGCATCCTAACGAATCACTTCGCTACCTTTGCAGCATCAAAACGGGGTCGGGATGTTATCTGGTCCGTTCGTCTAGGGGTTAGGACAGTAGATTTTCATTCTACCAACAGGGGTTCGATTCCCCTACGGACTACTACCCCTCGTTTTGAGACTCAAAAGCCTTCTGGTTCACCCCAGAAGGCTTTTTTGCTTTTCGGTATGCGCCAATCTACTCTGGTACTGCGCTCCTGAAATCTACTCAGCTGGCATTGCCTGATGCAACGTTCAGGCCGAGTTCCTGGTCCTGTGTACAGGCGGGCTTTTGCGGCCGGAGGCTCCGGTAAGCTCAGCTAGAGGCTCGTTGCGTTTATTGCTGCAAAAAATATAACTTATCCTGCAAAACATTCAAGGCAACCTATACATTCAGTACCTTTTAAGCTGTTATCGTACTCCGCCTACCGTCCGCTTATCACACCTGGTTGCTTTTATGAAGATTATCTACTCCCTCTGCTGCTTGGCCCTCGCCAGCGGACTCAGGCTTCAATCGGCCGCCGGGCAGGGCCAGCCGCGTGATTCGAGCCTAGTAGCGGCCGCGACTACCCGGCTGGCCAGCCTACAAATGGTACCGGCGGAAAGCAATTCGAATCTGTATAGTGGGCCCGAATACATTCACTACGAAAAAACGTTTCGTTCCGTGAAAGGGCATCAGTTCTTTCAGGCGGCGGAAGAGCAAACTGGTGATATATTCTACGACGGGGCTTTGTACAAAAATATTCCCCTGCAGTATGATATCCGCTACGACCAGCTGGTTTTGCGGTTTCCCCAAAGCCCCTACCAGCTTAGGCTGCATAATGAGAAGGTCGGCTACTTTACCGTCAACCAGCACCGGTTTGTACGCGTTGCCGCTACTACTCCCGCACCCGGGGTGTTGGTGCCGGGTTTTTACGACGTGCTGTACGAAGGCCGGCTGCGACTGCTGGCTAAGCGTGTAAAAAAGACGCAGGAAACTCTGTCCAGTGGTGGCATTGAGTTGGCATTCCTGGAGTCGAACCGGTATTTCTTGGAAAAAGACGGCAAGACCTTCCCTGTTAGCGGCAAAGGGGATCTGCTAGCTGCCCTGGCCGACAAAAAGAAGGAACTGCGCCAGTACGTGAGTGCCCAAAAGTTAAAATTTAGCAAAGGCAAGCAGGAGGCCTCGCTAGTGAAAATGGCCCAGTATTACGATACGCTGCGCTAAGCGGCACCCTGCCCCCTATCCGCTCCCTTTCCCTTTTATTGCTGCACACCTGCTCGTATGAGGCATTTTTACCGTTTGATTTTCGTATTGCTGAGCTGTGGCCCCAGCAGCATCGCGCTGGCTCAGCAACGGCCCACCTCCCTGTTATTCACTGGAGAGGTTACGAAAGGTCGTTTTCCCGAGTTAGTAAAGCAGCTGGAAGCCCAGACGCCCTACCGCTTGTATTACCAGGCCGAAGCCCTGGATACGCTCAGCGTGACGCTGCGGGCCCAAAATCAACCCGTGGACAGCGTATTGCGGGCCGTGCTGGCCAAAACGCGCTTCCGCTTCGCCATCGACCAGGAGCGCCGCGTGTTTATTACGCCCGGTAGCGCCATTCAGCCCAATCTGCCCGACCCATTTTTCCTGTCAGGCTCGACGGAGGCAGTGGTAGTGGCCGATGAGCCGGTGGCCGCTCAGGAAGCACCGACGACGGGTAGCTCGGAATTGCGGCTGTACGAAATCGGCCGGAAGGCGGCGGGCCCGGCGCCCAGCCGCGTGACGCTGGCGGGCCACGTGCGCGACAAAACCACCGGGGAGCCCGTCATTGGGGCAGCCGTGTTTGTGGAAGCACCCACGAATACCGGCGCTTCCACCGACCAGTTTGGTTATTTCGCCCTGACGCTGCCCCCCGGCCGCTACGAGGTGCGGGTGCGCGCCATCGGCATCAAGAATACCAAGCGTCAGGTGCTGCTCAACGCCGACGGCAAGCTCGAAATCGAGGCGGAAGAGGATATTACGCCGCTGAAGGAGGTAATTATCGAAGCCGAAAAGGACCGCAACGTGGCCGGCATGCAGATGGGCGTCGAAAAGCTCGACATCAAGACGATGCGGCAGGTACCCACGGCCTTCGGCGAAACCGACATTCTGCGGGTAGTGCTGACGCTGCCCGGCGTGAAGTCGGTGGGGGAAGGCAGCACGGGCATGAACGTGCGGGGCGGGGCTACCGACCAGAATCTGATTCTGTTCAACGACGCAACGATCTATAACCCGGCCCACTTATTCGGCTTCTTTTCGGCCTTCAACCCCGACGTGCTCAAGAGCGTGGAATTGTATAAGAGCGCCGTGCCGGCTAAGTATGGTGGCCGCTTGTCGTCGGTGCTGGAAATTGCTACCCGCGACGGGAATAAGAAGAAGTTCAGCGGCTCGGGCGGCATTGGCCTGATGACCAGCCGCCTCACGCTGGAAGGCCCGATTATCAAGGACCGCACGTCGTTCATCGTGGCCGGCCGCACCAGCTATTCCGATTGGATTCTGCACCAGATTCCAAACAAAACCTACCAGGAAAGCTCGGCCTCCTTTTATGACCTGAACGCTCATATCAGTCACCAGATCAACGACAAGAACACGATTTACGCCACCGGCTACCTCAGCCGGGACCAGTTTAAGCTGGCTACCGACACGCTCTACAAATACCTGAACCAGACGGCCAGCGTGAAGTGGCAGCATAACTTTAACAACAAGCTCTACGGCGTGCTCACGGGCTCCTACAGCAAGTACCAGTACAGCATTACCAACCAGAAAAACCCGGTTAACGCGTCGGAGCTGGCCTTCGGCATCAAGCAGAGCAACCTGCAGGCCGACTTCAGCTATTTTCACAACAACAAGCACACCATTGACTTCGGGCTAAACAACATCTACTACTCGGTGGCCGCCGGCAGCCTGGTGCCGCTGGGCACCGAGTCGTTGATTAAGCGGGATGTGCTACCCCAGGAGCAGGCCCTGGAGCAGGCCTTGTACGTGTCCGACAAAATTGACCTGACGCCCCGTTTTGCCGTGTCGCTGGGGCTGCGCTATTCCCTGTTTAATGCCCTGGGCCCGCGCGACACGTACCGTTACCTACCGGGCTTGTCGAAGTCGGAAAATACGATAACCGACACCGTTTCGCACAAAGCCGGGTCGAGCATTGCCACCTACCACGGGCCGGAGTACCGGCTTTCGGCTAAGTACTCGGTGTCGGACAACGCGTCGGTAAAGGCCAGCTATAACCGCATGCGCCAGTACATTCACATGCTCTCGAACACGGCCTCGATGTCGCCGACCGATATCTGGAAGCTCAGCGACGACTATATCCGGCCCCAGGTGGGCGACCAGTACTCTATCGGCTTCTACCGCAATTTCAAGAACAACACGATTGAGACGTCGGTGGAGACTTACTACAAGTCCATGCACGACTTTGTGGACTACAAGAGCGGGGCCACGCTGCTGCTCAACCACCACATCGAAACCGACGTGGTAAATGCCGAGGGCAAGGCCTACGGCGTGGAGGTGATGGTGAAAAAGCTCACTGGCAAGCTCAACGGTTGGGTCAGCTACACCTACTCCCGCTCCCTGGTGCGGGTCGATACAGGCCCCAACGGCGACGTTATTAACGGCGGCAAGTTCTACCCCAGCAATTTCGACAAGCCCCACGACGTGACCCTGATTGGCAACTACCGGTTTAGCCGGCGGTTTAGCACCTCGCTCAACTTCACCTACAACACCGGCCGGCCCATCACCCTGCCGCTGGCTAAGTTTTACGTGGGCAACTCGATGCGGGTGTATTACTCGGAGCGCAACGCCTACCGCGTGCCCGACTACTACCGGGCCGACTTTGCCCTCAACATCGAGGGGAATCACAAGATCAAGAAGCTGGCCCACGGCTCCTGGACCCTGGCGGTATACAACCTGACGGGCCGCAAAAACCCCTATTCGGTGTACTACAAGGCCGAAAACGGGCAAATCAACGGCTACCAGCTGTCCATCTTCGGCCGGCCCATCCCGACCATCACCTACAACTTCAAATTCTAGATGAATTCCCCCCTGAACCTGCGGGCCGGCCTGCTCCTGCTGTGCTGCGCGCTGCTGCTGAGTTTGTCCGGTTGCATCGAGAGCTTTGAGCCCAGCGGCGGTACCGTGACCCCGAATTTTCTGGTAGTAGATGGGTTTCTGAACAGCGACGGGGTGACAACCATCAAGCTCACGCGCAGCCTGGGACTAAAAGCCAAAACGGCCCCAGCAGCGGAAGCCAAGGCCAAACTGTTTGTGGAGGAAGAAAACGGCCTGCGCTACGCCCTGCCCGAAACCACGGCCGGCACCTACGTTTCCGCGCGCCTAAGCCTGAACCCGACCAAGCGCTACCGGCTGTTCTTCACCACGGCCAACAACCGCGCGTACGCAACGGATTACACCCGGGCCAAACTCACGCCCCCTATTGATAAGGTTTCTTGGCTCGTGGAAGGCGACGTAGTGCGGGTGCAGGTCAGCGCCCACGACGACGCCAACCAGACCCAGTACTACCGCTGGGACGCGGAAGAAACCTGGGAATTCACCTCTGCCTACCGTAGCTATTATGAATGGGTGGGCAGCAAGATGAAGCGCCGCACCCAAGACATTTATCGGTGTTGGACGACGCAGCCCAGCGGCGTGATTAAGCTTAACACTACCACCAAGCTGAGCCAGGACGTGGTAGCTGATTTTCCGCTGCTGACCTTGGCCTCGAGCTCGGTGAAGCTGCGCTACAAGTACAGCGTGCTGGTCAAGCAGTACGCCCAGACCGTGGAGGAGTTTGCCTACTGGGAAGCCCTGCGCAAGAACACGGAAAACATCGGCACCCTCTTCGACCCCTTGCCCAGTCAGCTCACGGGCAACGTGCACTGCCTGACCGACCCCAGCGAGCAGGTGCTGGGCTACATCGGGGCCTACTCGGTGCAGGAACAGCGCCTCTTCATCAGCCGCGACCAGCTGCCCGCCAGCTGGAAATCCGACACCGGCTACGAAACCTGTGGGAAACCCGACACGGTGGAATACCGCAACGCGGCCGTCTCCTTCCGCACGACTAATTACATTCCGCTCGATTCGCTGGAAGCCCGGGGCTACACGGCCCAGTATGCTGACTGCGCCGACTGCCGCCGCCGGGGTACCAACGTGCCGCCCGCCTTCTGGAAATAGAGTTCACTAGGTCAGCCCGTATCACCTAAAGAATCCCGTTATGCGCTCTATCTATTCCCATTCTAGTTTGAATCTGCGGGCAGCTAGTACCAACGTTGGAGCGAGCCTCCTGTGTTGTGCGCTGCTGAGCATGAGCGGCTGCATCGAGAGTTTTGAGCCTAAAGAAGGCTCAACTACTCCCCCGAGCCTCCTGGTAGTGGATGGGTTTCTGAACAGCCAGGGGGTGACGACTATCAAGCTCACGCGCAGCCTGGGACTAAAAGCCAAAACGGCCCCAGCAGCGGAAGCCAAGGCCAAACTGTTTGTGGAGGAAGAAAACGGCCTGCGCTACACCCTATTCGAAACCACGGCCGGCACTTACAATTCGGCCCGCCTGAGCCTGAACCCGGCTAAGCGCTACCGGCTGCACTTTACCACGGCCAACAACCGCGCGTATGCAACGGATTACACCCGGGCTAAAATCACCCCGGCTGTCGACGAGGTGCATTGGCTCGTGGAAGGTGACCGGGTAGTGGTGCAAGTCAGCGCCCACGACGAGACCAACCAGACCCAGTACTACCGCTGGGATGCGGAAGAAACCTGGGAGTTTACCTCTGCCTACCGCAGCAAGCTGGAGGCTCTACCTGGGGGTGGACTAATACCCCGTGAAGTAAGTATCTACCGCTGCTGGGGCACCCAGCCCGGCGGCCTAATCAAGACGTTCACTACCACCAAGCTGAGCCAGGACGTGGTAGCTGATTTTCCGCTGCTGACCTTGGCCTCGAGCTCGGTGAAGCTGCGCTATAAGTACAGCGTGCTGGTCAAGCAGTACGCCCAGACCGTGGAGGAGTTTGCCTACTGGGAAGCCCTGCGCAAGAACACGGAAAACATCGGCACCCTCTTCGACCCCTTGCCCAGTCAGCTCACGGGCAACGTGCACTGCCTGACCGACCCCAGCGAGCAGGTGCTGGGCTACATCGGGGCCTACTCGGTGCAGGAACAGCGCCTCTTCATCAGCCGCGACCAGCTGCCCGCCAGCTGGAAGTCCGACACCGGCTACGAAACCTGTGCCAAGCCGGATACCATACCGAAGGCTTATGTACATGTTTCTTTCCTGACGCCTGATTATCTGCCTTTGGAAGATGTGGACAAAGGCGTGACGGCCCAGTATGCTAAGTGCGTCGACTGCCGCCTCCGGGGCACCAATATCCAGCCCTCTTTTTGGAAATAACCCTTGCTCTTAGTCTCTCTGTCCGTGCTGCACCTAGCTATACCTAATTTGCCTGCTTGTCCTTTCGAGTCTCGCCACGTTGCCCGCCTCGGAGCGGGCCTGCTTACGGGCGGGCTGCTCTGGTCCATGAGCCTGGGTTCCGCTTATGCCCAATCCGACTCACTCCGGACCCTGGACCGGCAGCTAAGTCGCTACAGCCAGCAGCGCCTGCCGGAAAAACTGTTTCTGCACGTGGACCGACCGTTTTACGTCAGCGGGGAAATCATGTGGTTTAAGGTCTACGCCGTGGATGGCGTGTTGCACAAGCCCCTAACGACCAGCAAAGTGGCGTACGTAGAGTTGCTGGATAAGGAGCAAAAGCCGGTGTTGCAGGGCAAGATAGCGCTGCAGAATGCCGCGGGTCAGGGCACGTTCGTGCTGCCCAAATCTCTGGCCTCGGGCACCTACACGGTGCGGGCCTACACCAACTGGATGAAGAACTTCCCGCCCGAGTACTACTTCCACAGCACTATTACCGTGGTTAACACCTTTGGCAGCGTCACCAAAGCCACGCCGGACCAAACCGCTACCGGTATTGATGCGCAGTTTTTTCCCGAAGGCGGGCATTTGGTGAAGGGTCTGACCAGCACCGTGGCTTTCAAAATAAACGACCAGCATAACCAGGGCGTAGCCGCGTCCGGCATTATCGTAGACCAGCGCGGCCAGAATGTGGCCCAGTTCAGCACCCTCAAATTCGGCTTGGGCTCCTTTTCCTTTACGCCCACCGAGGCTGGGGCTACCTACAGCGCCATTATTCAGTTGCCCAACCGCCAGACGCTCACCCGCAAGCTGCCAGCCGTGCAGGAACAAGGCTACGTGCTGCACCTGGCTCCCACTGCCGATGGGCTGACCATCACCGTCCAGACCCCGACGCCGGCCGAGGCAGCCGACGATATTCTGCTCCTGGGCCACGCCCGCCAACAGCCTTTCGTGGCCGTGATGGGGCGGTTCCGGGACAACAAGGCCGTTTTTACCATCAATAAAAAGGACTTACCCGAGGGCATTGCTCACTTCACCGTCTTCAACGCGGCCCGCAAGCCGCTCTGCGAACGGCTCTACTTTACCCCACCCGCTCAGCAGCTGGCTATCCAGGCCTCAATTAATAAACAAGAGTACGCGCCCCGGGAAAAAGTGAGTTTGCAGCTGGCCACGGCCGGCCCGGGCGCTCAGCCTCTGGCCGCCAGCGCCTCGGTAGCCGTGTACCGCCTCGATTCCCTATCCACGGCTTCCGGGGCTTCCATCAACAGCTACTTGTGGCTGGCTTCCGACCTGAAAGGCCACCTTGAAAACCCCGATTACTACTTCTCGGCCAATTCCCCGGAAGTAGCGCAGGCGGCCGACAACCTGATGCTAACCCAGGGTTGGAGCCGCTTCCGCTGGGATGAAGTGCAGACGGCCCCCCGCCCGGCCCCGACTTTCTACCCCGAAACCAGCGGCCATTGGATTCAGGGCAAATTAACCCACCGCGGCACCGGGCAGGCCGCGCCGGGCATTCCGGTATATCTGGCCAGCCCGAGCCGGCAGCCCCGTCTCTACAGCAGCATTAGTCAGCCCGATGGCCGCCTGCAGTTCGACCTGCGCGACTATTACGGTCCCAAGGAAATAGTGGTGCAGACCAACACGCAGGTCGACAGTACCTATCAGGTTGAGATTTACTCACCATTTTCCACGGCCTTTGCGCCCACCCGGCACACCGCTTTACAGCTGCCCGAGTCGTTGCGGCCCGAGCTGGCGCAGCGTCACCTGCAGGCCCAGGTTCAAACCGCCTACTTCAAGAAGTTTACCAACCAATATACGCTACCCCAAACCGACAGCCTGCCCTTCTACGGCAAGCCCGACGAGCGGTATCTGCTCGACGCCTACACCCGGTTCAAGGTGATGGAGGAGGTAATGCGCGAATATGTACCCGGCGTGCTGGTCCGTATCCGCAAAGGCCAGTTTCACTTCCAGGTAATTGACCACCTGAACAATGTGCCCATGACCGATGACCCATTGGTGGTGCTGGATGGAGTGCCCATTTTTAACACCAACAAGGTAATAGCCCTCGACCCACTGAAAATTCAGAAGCTGGACGTTATTACCAGCCGCTACTTTCACGGGCGCCAGATTCATCAGGGCCTGGTAAGCTACTCTACTTACAAGGGCGACCTGGGCAGCTATAAGCTCGACGCCCACGCCCTGCTGCAGGAGTACGAAGGCCTGCAGCTGCAGCGCGAATTCTACGCCCCGCGCTACGACACGCCCCAGGCTCAGCAAAGCCGGCTGCCCGACTTCCGCAACCTGCTTTACTGGAACCCGCAGGTGACAACCTCCGCGGCGGCCACGGACCTCACCTTCTATACCGCCGACCTGCCGGGCCGCTACGTGGTGGTAGTCCAGGGTATGGCGGCCAACGGCCTGGCCGGTAGCCACCGGATTTTTCTGCAGGTGAAATCCGCGTTATAGTCGAGCTACCAGCTTACTAACCCGACTTCTAGTGTCGGTACTACTTTTTCCCCGAATAATTTCTTAATCAAACTCGACCGGGCAGTATACAATTACCCTGAAATCCGCTATACTTGTCAGTGAATACCAGTAAGGAGGTGTTCACTATACCGCTACTACTGTCCTTACCCTTCCTATTGTACTACGGGAGCTTCGGCTTCCGCCCTGTCTTCCCAACGGGCCTTTTCGCCCCGTAGGCAGGTTTTCTATTGTTCTTTCCTTATCCCAACCTAACCGTTTTCTTCTAGCGCCGACTTTTACCCTCCCCTCGCTTTTCCTGCTGTTGCCCGGCTGCTTTTCTGCGCAGCCGCGGTGTTCGTCGTGAGCCGATTTTTGGCTTAACGGGTAAG
Proteins encoded in this region:
- the gap gene encoding type I glyceraldehyde-3-phosphate dehydrogenase; amino-acid sequence: MAKIKVAINGFGRIGRLTFKSLLGRDNVEVVAINDLTDNKTLAHLLKYDSVHGRFNGTVSYDEESLTVNGQRIAALAERDPKLLPWGSMGVDVVLESTGRFVDEAGAGQHITAGAKKVVISAPATGNIPTVVLGVNEDILTGDETIISNASCTTNCLAPMAKVLDEVFGIEKGYITTVHAYTSDQNLQDAPHKDLRRARAAAYSIIPTSTGAAKAVGLVLPTLKGKLDGLAMRVPVPDGSMTDLTVILKKEATKEQINEALKSASEGAMKGIIEYATDPLVSIDIVGNPHSCIFDSELTAASGTLAKVIGWYDNETGYSTRTADLIQKLGEAMSK
- a CDS encoding lipocalin-like domain-containing protein, whose amino-acid sequence is MEFDMKVTKTEMTRYDRGKTPNDNPFTYKYKVDGQKLTCTTAGGHTFTMTVKELSGNRFSWHQDDIDPKSFNYTIDMVMQR
- a CDS encoding TonB-dependent receptor, whose product is MRHFYRLIFVLLSCGPSSIALAQQRPTSLLFTGEVTKGRFPELVKQLEAQTPYRLYYQAEALDTLSVTLRAQNQPVDSVLRAVLAKTRFRFAIDQERRVFITPGSAIQPNLPDPFFLSGSTEAVVVADEPVAAQEAPTTGSSELRLYEIGRKAAGPAPSRVTLAGHVRDKTTGEPVIGAAVFVEAPTNTGASTDQFGYFALTLPPGRYEVRVRAIGIKNTKRQVLLNADGKLEIEAEEDITPLKEVIIEAEKDRNVAGMQMGVEKLDIKTMRQVPTAFGETDILRVVLTLPGVKSVGEGSTGMNVRGGATDQNLILFNDATIYNPAHLFGFFSAFNPDVLKSVELYKSAVPAKYGGRLSSVLEIATRDGNKKKFSGSGGIGLMTSRLTLEGPIIKDRTSFIVAGRTSYSDWILHQIPNKTYQESSASFYDLNAHISHQINDKNTIYATGYLSRDQFKLATDTLYKYLNQTASVKWQHNFNNKLYGVLTGSYSKYQYSITNQKNPVNASELAFGIKQSNLQADFSYFHNNKHTIDFGLNNIYYSVAAGSLVPLGTESLIKRDVLPQEQALEQALYVSDKIDLTPRFAVSLGLRYSLFNALGPRDTYRYLPGLSKSENTITDTVSHKAGSSIATYHGPEYRLSAKYSVSDNASVKASYNRMRQYIHMLSNTASMSPTDIWKLSDDYIRPQVGDQYSIGFYRNFKNNTIETSVETYYKSMHDFVDYKSGATLLLNHHIETDVVNAEGKAYGVEVMVKKLTGKLNGWVSYTYSRSLVRVDTGPNGDVINGGKFYPSNFDKPHDVTLIGNYRFSRRFSTSLNFTYNTGRPITLPLAKFYVGNSMRVYYSERNAYRVPDYYRADFALNIEGNHKIKKLAHGSWTLAVYNLTGRKNPYSVYYKAENGQINGYQLSIFGRPIPTITYNFKF
- a CDS encoding DUF4249 domain-containing protein, with protein sequence MNSPLNLRAGLLLLCCALLLSLSGCIESFEPSGGTVTPNFLVVDGFLNSDGVTTIKLTRSLGLKAKTAPAAEAKAKLFVEEENGLRYALPETTAGTYVSARLSLNPTKRYRLFFTTANNRAYATDYTRAKLTPPIDKVSWLVEGDVVRVQVSAHDDANQTQYYRWDAEETWEFTSAYRSYYEWVGSKMKRRTQDIYRCWTTQPSGVIKLNTTTKLSQDVVADFPLLTLASSSVKLRYKYSVLVKQYAQTVEEFAYWEALRKNTENIGTLFDPLPSQLTGNVHCLTDPSEQVLGYIGAYSVQEQRLFISRDQLPASWKSDTGYETCGKPDTVEYRNAAVSFRTTNYIPLDSLEARGYTAQYADCADCRRRGTNVPPAFWK
- a CDS encoding DUF4249 domain-containing protein, whose amino-acid sequence is MSGCIESFEPKEGSTTPPSLLVVDGFLNSQGVTTIKLTRSLGLKAKTAPAAEAKAKLFVEEENGLRYTLFETTAGTYNSARLSLNPAKRYRLHFTTANNRAYATDYTRAKITPAVDEVHWLVEGDRVVVQVSAHDETNQTQYYRWDAEETWEFTSAYRSKLEALPGGGLIPREVSIYRCWGTQPGGLIKTFTTTKLSQDVVADFPLLTLASSSVKLRYKYSVLVKQYAQTVEEFAYWEALRKNTENIGTLFDPLPSQLTGNVHCLTDPSEQVLGYIGAYSVQEQRLFISRDQLPASWKSDTGYETCAKPDTIPKAYVHVSFLTPDYLPLEDVDKGVTAQYAKCVDCRLRGTNIQPSFWK